CGTGGCTTACCACCGTCAAGGACCTTTCCAACACTGCCGCTCTTCCCACGAAATCAATTGAAGACCTTCATCTGAAATATACTGATCTCTTTTCCAGGGAGATCCAGTTGGTCCGGTCAAACAAGGTCGATCAGGCATACGCTGTCTCGAACCAGGAAATGAAAAATATTTTCGACAAGCTCGTCGAAACGCTCAAGGCGATGTCCTCAGCCGCCAAAGAATCCCAGGACATGAAAATGAAACAGATAACCACGATCGGCAGCAGGGCCTTCCTGACAACGGCTGTGCTCTGCCTGATCAGCATCATTGCAGGGGCCCTGGCAGGGCTTGTCGTTACCCATCATATTTCCTCATCGATCCACAAATTAAAAGAAGCGACCGAGCGCATATCTGAAGGGAATTTCGATTACGATCCCAGGATCACCACAGAGGACGAGATCGGGAGCCTTTCAAATGCCTTTTTGGCCATGGGGAAACGGCTTAGAAAACTCGAGGAAATGTATCTGGATGCCAGTCCTCTTACCCGCCTGCCGGGCGGCATCGCCATCGAGAATGTGCTCAAAAAACGCATAGACTCCAACCAGCCGATCGCATTTTGCGTGCTCGACCTTGACAATTTTAAGGCATTCAACGACCGGTACGGTTATGCGAACGGCAGTGAGGTCATTAAAGAGACCGCGAAGATCATCGAGAGCGTGGTAAAGTCCACGGGCACGTCCGATGATTTTATCGGACATGTGGGTGGTGACGATTTCGTGGTCATCACGACTCCGGAATATATGCGCACGATCTCCACGGAGATCATCAGCCAATTTGACAAGCGAATACCCGACTTCTACGACCGCGAGGAACGGGCGCGCGGCTATATCCTCGGGAAAACAAGGCAGGGTATCGAGATGGAGTTCCCCATTATGAGCATCTCCATTGCCATTGTGACGAATGAACATCGGAAACTCACCAATCCCCTGGAAGCTTCGGAGGTCGCGGCAGAGTTGAAGGAC
This portion of the Nitrospirota bacterium genome encodes:
- a CDS encoding diguanylate cyclase, with translation MNIPFLPEILEKLVPKRLFARLNIASKMLLGYMSLVVLTVIVVVYALISLQRINALNRSIVKVDIIIQESSDKMLDALLGQDMYEKRYLILKSRDMRDLFAKRGKEFDAWLTTVKDLSNTAALPTKSIEDLHLKYTDLFSREIQLVRSNKVDQAYAVSNQEMKNIFDKLVETLKAMSSAAKESQDMKMKQITTIGSRAFLTTAVLCLISIIAGALAGLVVTHHISSSIHKLKEATERISEGNFDYDPRITTEDEIGSLSNAFLAMGKRLRKLEEMYLDASPLTRLPGGIAIENVLKKRIDSNQPIAFCVLDLDNFKAFNDRYGYANGSEVIKETAKIIESVVKSTGTSDDFIGHVGGDDFVVITTPEYMRTISTEIISQFDKRIPDFYDREERARGYILGKTRQGIEMEFPIMSISIAIVTNEHRKLTNPLEASEVAAELKDYAKSIPKSVFVVDKRRNA